The stretch of DNA CCGCCGGCGAAAAGACCCAGATGCACCACGAAGCAATGTACGGGGATACCTTCCAGGTCGATCAGGACATGCAGCAGGCCGCGCTGCTCGAGACGGTGGTCGGAGATGTCCTGGTTTTCGTGGCGCACGATGGCGTGCCGCGACAGGAATGCGTTGCCGTGATCGGTGCGTTGCCGCACGGCGTTGCGCCCGTAGACCATGTTCAGGTCCAGGGCGGTGGCCAGGGATTCGTGCTGCGCGTCGAGCTGGATCACGCTTTCGTTGCGGCCCTGCACTTCCTGCAGGAAGACCAGATCTGGACGCAGGCCGTGCAAGGCCGGCCGCAAGCCGTTGAGCGACTCGCGCAGCCCCAGCGGCGAGCGGCCCTTGTGGATGTTGTAGGTGACGACGCGCAGCCTGGCCATCACCCGCTCCTTTCTTTTGTGAAACCCTTGCCTATTTGACTTCGGTGTTGCGCAGGCGAATGTGCAGTTCGCGCAGCTGCTTCTCGTCGACCTCGGACGGGGCCTGGGTCAGCAGGCATTGGGCACGCTGGGTCTTGGGGAAGGCGATCACGTCGCGGATCGATTCGGCGCCGGTCATCATGGTGACGATGCGGTCCAGGCCGAAGGCCAGGCCGCCGTGCGGGGGGGCGCCGTACTGCAGCGCATCGAGCAGGAAGCCGAACTTCTGGCGGGCCTCTTCGGCGCCGATCTTCAGGGCGCGGAACACCTTGCTCTGCACCTCTTCGCGATGGATGCGCACCGAGCCGCCGCCGATTTCCCAACCGTTGAGCACCATGTCGTAGGCCTTGGCGAAGGCCTTGCCCGGATCGGTCTCGAGGTAGTCCTCGTGGCCGTCCTTGGGGCTGGTGAAGGGGTGGTGGGCGGCGGTGTAGCGGCCTTCTTGCTCGTCGTACTCGAACATGGGAAAGTCGATGACCCACAGCGGCCGCCAGCCGCTGTTGAACAGGCCCGTCTTCTTGCCGAATTCGCTGTGGCCGATTTTCACGCGCAGCGCGCCGATGGCGTCATTGACCACCTTGGCGCTGTCGGCGCCGAAGAAAATAATGTCGCCGTCCTTGGCGCCGGTGCGCTTGAGCAGCTCGGCAATAGAAGCGTCATGCAGGTTCTTGACGATGGGCGACTGCAGGCCCTCGCGGCCCTTGGCCTGTTCGTTGACCTTGATGTAGGCCAGGCCCTTGGCGCCGTAGATGCCCACGAACTGAGTGTAGGCGTCGATCTCGCTGCGCGGCATTTCGCCGCCGCCGGGCACGCACAGGGCCACCACGCGGCCGCCGTCCATATTGGCCGCCGAGGAAAAGACCTTGAAGTCCACATCGCGCATCACGTCGGTGACGTCGGTGAACTCGAGCTGCACGCGCAGGTCGGGCTTGTCCGAACCGTAGCGCTTGATGGCCTCGGTCCAGGTCATCTGCGGGAAAGCCGGCAGGTCCACGTCCTGCACCACCTTGAACACGTGGCGGATCATGCCTTCGAAGATGTCGCGGATCTCGACTTCGTTCAGGAAGGAGGTTTCGCAGTCGATCTGCGTGAATTCGGGCTGACGGTCGGCGCGCAGATCTTCGTCGCGAAAGCACTTGGTGATCTGGTAGTAGCGGTCGAAGCCGGCGACCATCAGCATCTGCTTGAACAGCTGGGGCGACTGGGGCAGCGCGAAGAAATGGCCCGCGTTCACGCGCGAGGGCACCAGATAGTCGCGTGCGCCTTCAGGCGTGCTCTTGGTGAGCATGGGCGTTTCGATGTCGATGAAACCCAGGGCGTCGAGGTACTTGCGCACCTCGATGGACACGCGATAGCGCAGCATCAGGTTGCGCTGCATCTGCATGCGGCGCAGGTCCAGCACGCGGTGCGTCAGGCGCGTGGTTTCCGACAGGTTGTCGTCATCCAGGTGGAAGGGCGGCGTGACCGAGGGGTTCAGCACTTCGATTTCACGGCAGAGGATCTCGACCTCGCCCGAGGCCAGCTCGGCGTTGGTCGTGCCCTCGGGGCGCTTGCGCACCAGGCCGGTGATGCGGATGCAGAACTCGTTGCGCAGGCTCTCGGCGATCTTGAAGGCTGCGGCATTGTCGGGGTCGAACACGATCTGGGCCAGGCCGGCGCGATCGCGCATATCGATGAAGATGACGCCGCCATGGTCGCGGCGCCGATTCACCCAGCCGTACAGGGTGACAGTCTGGCCGAGATGATCGCGGCAAACTTGACCGGTGTAGCAGGTGCGACTCATGGAAAAACTCCGTATAGGGTATAGACGTGAAGAGGGTTCAGCGCGCGCCCAGGCGCGCGTCGGACGCCTCGGGCATGGCGGCAGGCGTGATGGGCGCGGGCGGCGCCACGACACCCATCGAGACGATGTACTTGAGCGCGGCGTCGACCGACATGTGCAGCTCGATGACCTCGGCGCGCGGCACGATGAGAAAAAATCCCGACGTGGGGTTGGGCGTGGTGGGCACGTACACGCTCAGGTGCTCACCCGGCAGGTGGCCGGCCACTTCGCCTCTGGGCTCGCCCGTGAGAAAGGCGATGGTCCACGAGCCCTTGCGCGGGTATTCGATCAGTACCGCCTGGCGAAAGGCCCGGCCATTGGGCGCCAACACGGTATCGCTGACCTGCTTGACCGAGCTGTAGATCGAACGCACCAGCGGGATCTGGTTGAGCAGGCGCTCCCACAGGTCGAACAGGCGACGGCCCAGGAAATTGGCCGTGACCATGCCCGTGCCCAGGATCACCGCGATCACCAGCACGAAGCCGAAGCCGGGAATATGCCGGTGAAAGAGCGACTGCGACGAGAGGAAGTCGGGCACGACGCCGCTGAGCGTGTTGACGATCAGGCCGATCACCCAGATGGTGATCACCAGCGGGATCCAGACCAAAAGCCCGGTAATGAAGAATTTTTTGAGCACGGGGCCCGGCCTTGTATCAGGTGGACGAAGAAGGGGGGGCGGCCGGCGCCGGCGCCGGCGCGGCGGCGGGCGCGGCGCTTTCGGTGGACGGCTTGGCTGCTTCGGACGGCGCGGCCGCATCGGACTCGCCAGTCGGCTTGGCCGCGGCCTTGCCGCCCGAGCCGTTGCCGCGAAAGTCGGTGACGTACCAGCCCGAGCCTTTGAGCTGAAAGCCCGCCGCGGTGACCTGCTTGGAATAGGCGGCCTGGCCGCAGCTGGGGCAGACCGTCAGGGGGGCATCGGATATTTTCTGCAGCACGTCGGCGGCATGGCCGCAGGCGCTGCACTTGTAGGCGTAGATAGGCATGTCGATCCATGCGCCCGCGAATCGGGGCGCCGGGAAATGTGAGGAAAACGGGCAATTTTAGCTCGAACCGGCGCAAATGCCGGGACGGCGGCCGGCGCCCCCCCGCCGGGCACCCGATGCAGTTACTCTAGACCTGTTAACGTGGGATCACCGCTAGAGGATGAAAATGGCGAAAGCGTATTGGGTTGTCTCGTACCGCAAGATCAAGGACCAGCAGAAGCTGGAGGCCTACGCGCAGCTCGCGGGTCCGGCCGTGGCCGAGGGCGGCGGGCGCTTCGTTGCCCGCGGCGTGGCGCTAAAGGCCTACGAACTGGGTGCGCTGCAGCGCACCACCGTGGTCGAGTTCGACAGCGCGGAAAAAGCCGTCGCCTGCCGGGAGGGGCAAGCCTACCGGCGCGCGCTCGAAGCGCTGGGCGACGCCGTGGAGCGGGATTTCCGCATCGTGCAAGGCACCGAATGATGCGCCGGTGTTAAGGCGTGCCACCGGGGCCTAAGGCAGCAGGAACGCCGCCGCCGCGACCAGGGTGGGCGCCAGCGCGGCCAGCAGCAGTTTGCCGGCGGAGATGGACTCCCCGGGAAATGAGCCCTTGAGCAGGGCAAAACCGGCCGGGTTGGGCGCGTTGGCGATGACGGTGAGTCCGCCGCCGGTGACGGCGCCGGCCACCAGCATGACGCGCCAGGCCTCGCCGGTGCCGTGGACCAGCGAGCCCAGGTAGGTGAGCGCGGCGTTGTCGGTCAATGCGGTGAGCGCCGCGGCGCCCCAATACAGCACCAGCGGCGGCAGGCCGCCCAGCAGGTCCTGCAGCCACCACTGCTGCAGACCGCCCAGCACCACCAGCCCCGCCAGGAAGAAGCCCACCAACAGGCCTTCCTTGATCAGCAGGCGGCTCTGGTAGCGCTTGTAGGCGCTGCAAAAACCGATGAAGAGCATGAGCAGGCCCAGGAACACTGGCGGATGGTGCGCGCCGAGCACCACGCCGGCCAGAAAGAGAAGATGCACGGCCATGACCCAGGCCGGCACGGGCGGGCGGGCGGTATGGCCGCCGGCAGCGCCTGGTTCGCCCGGCTCCTGCCTGGACGGCCGGCCCGCCGCGGCCGCGGCGATCGCGTCCGCGCGGCAGATCCAGGTCAGCGCGACGGCGTTGACAAGCACCGCCGCCGCGGCCCGGCCGCCGAAATGGGCGAGCATATAGGCGGTATCCCAATTGAAGGCCGAGGCCACCATCAGCACCGGCGGCGCGGCATAGGCCGTCAGCACCCCGCCTATGGACACGTTGACGAACAGCACGCCCAGCGTGAGGTATTTGAAACGCGCGCTGCCCGCGCGGAAGTAGCCGTCGCGCAGCAGGATGGCGGCCAGCGTCATGGCCGCCGGTTCGGTGATGAGGGAACCGACCAGCGGCACCAGCGCCATGATCAGCAAGAACATGCCCAACTCGCGCCGCACCGGCAGCAGCCGCACGGCGCCCTGCAGCAGCAGGCGCGCCAGTTCCAGCACGGGCCGACTGGCGGCCACCACCATGATGGCAAAGACAAACAGCGGCTCGGTGAAGTTGCTGTCGTCCAGGTACTTCACGGCCGTGGGCACGTCGGTCAGCGCGGCCATGGCCAACAGCAGCACGAAGGCCCAGGCGCCGAACACCACCTCGACCTCGGCCAGCAGATGCCATGTCCCGGCGTGCGGACCGCCGCGGTGCGCAAGCCGCGCGAAGATCGACACGGAGAACGTGTGCAGCACGGCCAGCGCGAAGCACAGGGTTGCGGTGATTTCGATGGCGGCGGACATGCGCTTTAACCTTGTCGGCGGGCGGCGAGCAGCAGGCGCGCGCCTTTTTCCGCGATCATCAGGGTGGGAGAGTTGGTGTTGCCCGAGGTGATGGTGGGCATGACGGATGCATCGATTACGCGCAGGCCCTGGACGCCGCGCACGCGCAACTGATCATCGACCACGGCCAGCGGGTCCGCGCCCATCTTGCAGGTGCCCACCGGGTGAAAGATGGTGGTGCCGATCTCGCGCGCGGCGGCGACCAGTTGCGCCTCGGTCTGCACGGCCGCGCCCGGCTTGTATTCCTCGGGGCGGTATTGGGCCAGCGCGGGTTGGGACACGATGCGCCGCGTCAGGCGCACGCTGTCGGCCGCCACCTTGCAGTCCTCGTCCGTGGACAGGTAGTTGCACAGGATCTGGGGCGCGGTGCGTGCGTCCGCAGAGGTAATGCGCACAGTGCCGCGGCTGCCGGGCCGCAGGTTGCAGACCGACGCGGTGAAGGCCGGAAAGTCGTGCAGGGAATCGCCGAATTTCTCCAGGGACAAGGGCTGCACGTGGTATTGGACGTTGGCGCGCGCGTAGTCGGGGCTGCTGCGCGCGAAGGCGCCCAGCTGCGAGGGCGCCATGGTCAGCGGCCCGCGCTTGAACAGCGCGTATTGCAGGCCCATCATGGCCTTGCCCCACAGCGAGTTGGCCATGGTGTTGAGCGTGCGGGCATTGCCCCCGACCTTGTAGATCAGGCGCAGCTGCAAGTGGTCCTGCAGATTGCCGCCCACTCCGGGCAGGTCGTGCAGCACCGGCACGCCCAGGGACTGCAGCAGCGCCTGCGGCCCGATGCCCGACACCTGCAGCAACTGCGCCGAACCGATGGCGCCCGCCGCCAGCACCACCTCGCACCCGGCGCGGGCAACACGCTCGGTGCCGTCCGCCAGGCGATAGCGCACGCCCTGCGCGCGCGGACCCTCCCATACCAGGCCGGCCGCCTGCGCGCCGGTGATCACATGCAGATTGGGGCGCTGGCGCACCGGATGCAGAAAGGCCTTGGAGGCGCTCCAGCGCACGCCCTGGCGCTGGTTGACTTCGAAGTAGTTGCAGCCTTCATTGTCGCCGCGGTTGAAGTCTTGCACCTTGGCGATGCCGGCCTGCGCCGCGGCGTCGCGAAAGGCATCGAGCAGCGACCAGGACAGGCGCTGGCGCTCGACGCGCCACTCGCCGCCCGCGCCATGGAAGTCGCTGCCTCCGGCATGGTGGTCTTCGACGGCCTTGAACAGCGGCAGCACCTCGTCCCAGCTCCAGCCGCTGTTGCCCAGCGCCGCCCAGCCGTCGTAGTCGGCCTTCTGTCCGCGCATGTAGATCATGCCGTTGATCGAGGAGCAGCCGCCCAGGACGCGCCCGCGCGGATAACCCAGGCTGCGGCCGGCGATGCCGGGGTCGGGCTCGGTGCGGTAGCACCAGTCGGTGCGCGGGTTGCCGATGCAGTACAGGTAGCCGACCGGAATGTGCAGCCAGCGCCAGTCGTCCTGGCCGCCGGCTTCGAGCAGCAGCACCTTGACGGCCGGATCGGCCGACAGCCGATTGGCCAGCAGGCAGCCGGCGGTGCCGGCGCCGACAATGACGTAGTCGTAAAGGGGCGCGGAGGTGTTTGAGTCCGTCATGTGCGTGTCTCCTGATATGGCGTGAATGTAACCGTACTGGCGCAATTCGTGCCGGGTGATCGGCCAACCGGCGTGGCGTCCCGCAGGCTGTATGGGACAATGGACACGATGCGGCCGACGTATTTCGCGCCGTTTTTTCAGCTCTTTTCCGGTCAAGGCTTCTCATGGACAAACCTTACGAACCCGAGTGCGTTTTTTCGGAACGCGCCAATCAGCTCACCAGCTCCGCCATCCGCGAAATCCTCAAGGTCACCGAACGGCCCGAGGTCATTTCCTTTGCCGGCGGCCTGCCCGCCCCCGCGGGCTTCCCGGTGGAAAAGATGCGCGAGACGTTCGACAAGGTATTGGCCGAGAACGGCAAGGTCGCCCTGCAGTACGGCCCCACCGAAGGCTACAAGCCGCTGCGCGAGTGGGTGGCGCAAGACCTGAACAAGGCCGGCGCGAACCTGACCCTGGACAACATCCTGATCGTGTCCGGCTCGCAGCAGGCGCTGGACCTGCTGGGCAAGATCCTGATCGACAAGGGCAGCAAGGTGCTGGTGGAAGACCCGACCTACCTGGGCGCCCTGCAGTCGTTCAGCCAGTACCAGCCCGCCTACGCCACGGTGCCCACCGACGAGGGCGGCCTGGTCCCCGAGGCCATCACGCCCGAGCTGGCTGCCGGCGCGCGCTTTCTGTACGCCCTGCCCAATTTCCAGAACCCCACCGGCCGCACGCTGAACCGCGCGCGCCGCGAGACGCTGGTGCAAAAGGCCGCCAGCCTGAAGTTCCCCATCATCGAGGACGACCCCTACGGCGAGCTGCGCTATGCCGGCGAGCCCCAGCCGGGCCTCTTGGCACTGGGCACCGAGGTCGGCGCCAACGTGATCCGCCTGGGCACCTTCTCCAAGGTGCTGGCGCCCGGTCTGCGCCTGGGCTATATCGCCGCGCACAGCAAGATCATCCACAAGCTGGTGCAGGCCAAGCAGGCCACCGATCTGCACACGCCCACGCTCACGCAGATGGCGGTATACGAGACGGTCAAGGACGGCTTCCTGGCCGAGCACCTGCCTCATGTGCGCGAGATCTACCGCAAGCAGGGCCACTGCATGCTGGAAGCGCTCGAACGCGAGTTCCCGGCCGGCGTCACCTGGACCCAGCCCGAGGGCGGCATGTTCCTGTGGGTGACGGTGCCCGGACACATCGACACGCAGCAGCTGCTGGCCGAGGCGGTGGAGCAGAACGTGGCCTTCGTGCCGGGCGGGCCGTTCTTTGCCGGCAAGCCGCAGCACAACACCCTGCGCCTGAGTTTTGCGACGGTGCCGGAAGAAAAGATCCGGGCGGGGATCGCGGTGTTGGGGAAGTTGCTCAAGCAGAAGGTTTGAGCGCCGGCTGCACAGACGAAGCGGCGAGTCTGCGGGGTGTCCGGCCATGCCTGCCTGGACCTTGGCGCGAGGGCGGCCCGCAGACGGCTCAAGAACCCAAACGCAGGAAACCCGGACTCTCTACCCCACGCGCAAGGGGACTTATCAAGTAAATGCCATTCCGACCATGACTTCCTCGGCGTCCACGCCCTCCCCTGACCTGAACGACATCGTCTTTGACGACTGGGTCGAGCGTTGGCTGCCGCGGCCGTGGCGGCCTTATGCGCGGCTGTGCCGGCTGGATAGGCCCATCGGCACGTGGCTGACGCTGCTGCCCTGCATTGCGGCGCTGGTGCAGTCGGCGGGCGGCTTCCCTTCGTTAAAACGCCTGATCGTGTTCTCGCTGGGCGCGCTGCTCATGCGCGGCATCGGCTGTACCGTCAACGACATGTGGGACCGCGACATCGACAAGCACGTCGAGCGTACGCGTTTCCGGCCGTTGACCAGCGGGCAGCTCGGCATGCGGCAGGCGGTGGCTTTTCTCGTCGGGCAATTGGCGGTCTGTGCCTGCCTGCTGTTTTTCATCAACGGCCATAGCCGCTGGCTGGCGCTGGCGGTGCTGCCCTTCGTCTTCATCTACCCGTTCTGCAAGCGCGTGACCTACTGGCCGCAGGCCGTGCTGGGCATCTGCTTTAACTGGGGCATGCTGATGGCCTGGTCGGACACGCGCGGCGCGCTGCCCCTGGCCGGCGTGGCGATGTGGCTGGGCGCGGTGCTGTGGCAGATCGGCTACGACAGCATCTACGCGTATGTCGACGTGCGCGACGACCAGCGCCTGAATCTGCATTCCACGGCCCTGCGTTTCGCCGAGCAGGGCAAGACGTGGATAGGCGGCTTCTATCTGGCCACGCTGCTGCTGTGGACCTGGGCGGGGCACAGCCTGGGCGCGGGCCGG from Bordetella sp. FB-8 encodes:
- a CDS encoding endonuclease/exonuclease/phosphatase family protein, with amino-acid sequence MARLRVVTYNIHKGRSPLGLRESLNGLRPALHGLRPDLVFLQEVQGRNESVIQLDAQHESLATALDLNMVYGRNAVRQRTDHGNAFLSRHAIVRHENQDISDHRLEQRGLLHVLIDLEGIPVHCFVVHLGLFAGGRQRQAQALAERLRAHVPDDAPVLVAGDFNDWGNKLASFFTQGLGLTDVFGQTPRTFPSLFPWFRLDRIYQRGFDVHEARVLRGPQWARLSDHAPLLAELELRLS
- the aspS gene encoding aspartate--tRNA ligase; translation: MSRTCYTGQVCRDHLGQTVTLYGWVNRRRDHGGVIFIDMRDRAGLAQIVFDPDNAAAFKIAESLRNEFCIRITGLVRKRPEGTTNAELASGEVEILCREIEVLNPSVTPPFHLDDDNLSETTRLTHRVLDLRRMQMQRNLMLRYRVSIEVRKYLDALGFIDIETPMLTKSTPEGARDYLVPSRVNAGHFFALPQSPQLFKQMLMVAGFDRYYQITKCFRDEDLRADRQPEFTQIDCETSFLNEVEIRDIFEGMIRHVFKVVQDVDLPAFPQMTWTEAIKRYGSDKPDLRVQLEFTDVTDVMRDVDFKVFSSAANMDGGRVVALCVPGGGEMPRSEIDAYTQFVGIYGAKGLAYIKVNEQAKGREGLQSPIVKNLHDASIAELLKRTGAKDGDIIFFGADSAKVVNDAIGALRVKIGHSEFGKKTGLFNSGWRPLWVIDFPMFEYDEQEGRYTAAHHPFTSPKDGHEDYLETDPGKAFAKAYDMVLNGWEIGGGSVRIHREEVQSKVFRALKIGAEEARQKFGFLLDALQYGAPPHGGLAFGLDRIVTMMTGAESIRDVIAFPKTQRAQCLLTQAPSEVDEKQLRELHIRLRNTEVK
- a CDS encoding DUF1330 domain-containing protein, with protein sequence MAKAYWVVSYRKIKDQQKLEAYAQLAGPAVAEGGGRFVARGVALKAYELGALQRTTVVEFDSAEKAVACREGQAYRRALEALGDAVERDFRIVQGTE
- a CDS encoding putative Na+/H+ antiporter: MSAAIEITATLCFALAVLHTFSVSIFARLAHRGGPHAGTWHLLAEVEVVFGAWAFVLLLAMAALTDVPTAVKYLDDSNFTEPLFVFAIMVVAASRPVLELARLLLQGAVRLLPVRRELGMFLLIMALVPLVGSLITEPAAMTLAAILLRDGYFRAGSARFKYLTLGVLFVNVSIGGVLTAYAAPPVLMVASAFNWDTAYMLAHFGGRAAAAVLVNAVALTWICRADAIAAAAAGRPSRQEPGEPGAAGGHTARPPVPAWVMAVHLLFLAGVVLGAHHPPVFLGLLMLFIGFCSAYKRYQSRLLIKEGLLVGFFLAGLVVLGGLQQWWLQDLLGGLPPLVLYWGAAALTALTDNAALTYLGSLVHGTGEAWRVMLVAGAVTGGGLTVIANAPNPAGFALLKGSFPGESISAGKLLLAALAPTLVAAAAFLLP
- a CDS encoding DUF502 domain-containing protein, with translation MLKKFFITGLLVWIPLVITIWVIGLIVNTLSGVVPDFLSSQSLFHRHIPGFGFVLVIAVILGTGMVTANFLGRRLFDLWERLLNQIPLVRSIYSSVKQVSDTVLAPNGRAFRQAVLIEYPRKGSWTIAFLTGEPRGEVAGHLPGEHLSVYVPTTPNPTSGFFLIVPRAEVIELHMSVDAALKYIVSMGVVAPPAPITPAAMPEASDARLGAR
- a CDS encoding FmdB family zinc ribbon protein translates to MPIYAYKCSACGHAADVLQKISDAPLTVCPSCGQAAYSKQVTAAGFQLKGSGWYVTDFRGNGSGGKAAAKPTGESDAAAPSEAAKPSTESAAPAAAPAPAPAAPPSSST
- the ubiA gene encoding 4-hydroxybenzoate octaprenyltransferase; this translates as MTSSASTPSPDLNDIVFDDWVERWLPRPWRPYARLCRLDRPIGTWLTLLPCIAALVQSAGGFPSLKRLIVFSLGALLMRGIGCTVNDMWDRDIDKHVERTRFRPLTSGQLGMRQAVAFLVGQLAVCACLLFFINGHSRWLALAVLPFVFIYPFCKRVTYWPQAVLGICFNWGMLMAWSDTRGALPLAGVAMWLGAVLWQIGYDSIYAYVDVRDDQRLNLHSTALRFAEQGKTWIGGFYLATLLLWTWAGHSLGAGRFYYAGMAVLAAHFCWQLAVFDLKRPDRNFMLFRANLWVGVVLIAAALGGALL
- a CDS encoding PLP-dependent aminotransferase family protein, with protein sequence MDKPYEPECVFSERANQLTSSAIREILKVTERPEVISFAGGLPAPAGFPVEKMRETFDKVLAENGKVALQYGPTEGYKPLREWVAQDLNKAGANLTLDNILIVSGSQQALDLLGKILIDKGSKVLVEDPTYLGALQSFSQYQPAYATVPTDEGGLVPEAITPELAAGARFLYALPNFQNPTGRTLNRARRETLVQKAASLKFPIIEDDPYGELRYAGEPQPGLLALGTEVGANVIRLGTFSKVLAPGLRLGYIAAHSKIIHKLVQAKQATDLHTPTLTQMAVYETVKDGFLAEHLPHVREIYRKQGHCMLEALEREFPAGVTWTQPEGGMFLWVTVPGHIDTQQLLAEAVEQNVAFVPGGPFFAGKPQHNTLRLSFATVPEEKIRAGIAVLGKLLKQKV
- a CDS encoding GMC family oxidoreductase is translated as MTDSNTSAPLYDYVIVGAGTAGCLLANRLSADPAVKVLLLEAGGQDDWRWLHIPVGYLYCIGNPRTDWCYRTEPDPGIAGRSLGYPRGRVLGGCSSINGMIYMRGQKADYDGWAALGNSGWSWDEVLPLFKAVEDHHAGGSDFHGAGGEWRVERQRLSWSLLDAFRDAAAQAGIAKVQDFNRGDNEGCNYFEVNQRQGVRWSASKAFLHPVRQRPNLHVITGAQAAGLVWEGPRAQGVRYRLADGTERVARAGCEVVLAAGAIGSAQLLQVSGIGPQALLQSLGVPVLHDLPGVGGNLQDHLQLRLIYKVGGNARTLNTMANSLWGKAMMGLQYALFKRGPLTMAPSQLGAFARSSPDYARANVQYHVQPLSLEKFGDSLHDFPAFTASVCNLRPGSRGTVRITSADARTAPQILCNYLSTDEDCKVAADSVRLTRRIVSQPALAQYRPEEYKPGAAVQTEAQLVAAAREIGTTIFHPVGTCKMGADPLAVVDDQLRVRGVQGLRVIDASVMPTITSGNTNSPTLMIAEKGARLLLAARRQG